From the Solanum lycopersicum chromosome 10, SLM_r2.1 genome, one window contains:
- the LOC112942273 gene encoding putative protein TIC 214 N-terminal part — protein sequence MKIINSVVVVGLYYGFLTTFSIGPSYLFLLRALVMEEGTEKKVSATTGFITGHLMMFISIYYAPLHLALGRPRTITVLALLYLLFHFFWNNHKHFFDYGSTTRNSMRNLSIQCFGWLVNWSHFIPNKYIRLNKYLVLELRNSMALIFSRIPSPILTKKLKKASKTEERGTKQEQEGSTEEDPYPSPSLFSKEGCDPDKIDETEEIRGYGSP from the exons ATGAAGATAATCAATTCGGTCGTTGTGGTAGGACTCTATTATGGATTTCTGACAACATTCTCCATAGGGCCCTCCTATCTATTCCTTCTCCGAGCTCTGGTTATGGAAGAAGGAACCGAGAAGAAGGTATCAGCAACAACTGGTTTTATTACGGGACATCTCATGATGTTCATATCGATCTATTATGCGCCTCTGCATCTAGCATTGGGTAGACCTCGTACAATAACTGTCCTAGCTCTACTATATCTTTTGTTTCATTTCTTCTGGAACAATCACAAACACTTTTTTGATTATGGATCTACTACCAGAAATTCAATGCGTAATCTCAGCATTCAATGT TTTGGTTGGTTGGTTAATTGGTCACATTTTATTC CGAATAAGTACATTCGATTGAATAAGTACCTTGTATTAGAATTGAGAAATTCTATGGCTTTGATCTTTA GCAGAATACCCTCACCCATTCTTACTAAGAAACTGAAAAAAGCCTCAAAAACCGAAGAAAGG GGGACTAAACAGGAACAAGAGGGATCCACTGAAGAAGATCCTTATCCTTCCCCTTCCCTTTTTTCAAAAGAAGGGTGCGATCCGGACAAAATCGATGAAACGGAAGAAATCCgtgggtatgggtctccctaa